From the genome of Candidatus Competibacteraceae bacterium:
GCAGCCGGCGATCGCGGTCGAAGTGATCCCCGGCGTCAGCTCCTACTGCGCCAGCGCGGCCCGCATCGCTCAGCCGATGGTCGAGGCCGACGAAGCATTGGCGGTGTTACCCGCGTCCTATGGTGTCGAGGTCGTCGATCACATGCTCGACCAATTCGACAGCCTGGTCCTGCTGAAGATCAAGCCGATGCTCGATGAGCTGCTGGACCTCCTCGAACGACGCGGTATCGCCCAACATGCGGTGTATGTCGAAAAAGTCGGCACGCCCGAGGAGCGCGTGGTGCGGAACGTGTTGTCGCTGCGCGATGAAACCGTGCCTTATCTGTCGCTGTTGCTGGTCCGCAACCCCCGCCGTGTCAAGCCGCCGATTTCGCGGGGTTGCCGCCCCCGGCGGGTCCGCGAGGTCGCCTCGTGAGGCATCACCTGCCGTTCGGCCCGGAGCAGGTGGCGGTGGTGAGCATCACCCGTTCCGGGGTCGTCCAGGCCGGCCGCGTGATCGCGGTCCTACCCGGTGCCCGGCTGTTTGCCCCGGAAAAATTCCGCGCCGAGGCCGAAGCCGCCGCCCCCGGTTTCGCGAGCTGTTTCGCCGGCCAGACCGCCGACCAGATCCCGATGCTGTTCGCGCGGTTCGATGGCATCGTCGCCATCGTCGCGCTGGGGATCGTGGTGCGGCTGATCGCGCCGCATTTGCGCGACAAGGTCCACGATCCCGGCATCGTCGTGCTCGACGAGGGCGGCCGTTTCGCCATTCCGGTGCTGTCCGGTCATATCGGCGGCGCCAACGCGCTGGCGGCGCTGCTGGCCGAGCGGATCGGCGCCACGCCCGTATTCACCACGGCTTCCGACAGTCGCGGCACTCTGGCGGTCGATCTGCTCGGCCGCGAGTTCGGCTGGCGCATCGACGCACCCAAGGATAACGTCACCCGCGCCAGCGCCGCCGTGGTCAACGATGAGCCGGTGGCCCTGGTGCAGGAGGCCGGTACCCGGCATTGGTGGACGCGAACGGCGCCGCTGCCGACCAATCTTCGGATCTGTACCGTGCTGGAGGACATCGACCCGGCGGCTTTCGCGGCCGTGTTGTGGATCAGCCGACGCGTCGTGCCGGACCTGCCGGCGGCATTGGCCGCCAAACTGGTGACTTACCGCCCACCGGAGGGCATGGAATGAACGCGATCCCTCTTCGCCTCGCCCTCGGTCTCGGCTGCGACCGTGGCACGCCGATGGCCACCTTGACGCGCGCTGTCGATGAAGCGCTGGCCGAGGTGGCGCGGCAAGCGGGCGCGCCCCTGGAAATCGTCGCCGCCGCCAGTATCGACCTCAAGGCGGACGAGGTGGGCCTGCTGGAACTGGCTCGTGCCCATGGCTGGTCGTTGTGCTTTTACCCAGCCGCGCGGTTGGCGGTCGTGCCGGTGCCCCATCCCTCGGAAACCGTGCGCCGTCATACCGGTACGCCTTCGGTGTCGGAGGCGGCCGCGCTGCTGGCCGCCGGAACGCGCGAGCCCGCCGCCACGAGTCAGTTGCTGGTTGCAAAACATCGGGTGCGCGGCCCCGATGGGCGCAGCGCCACTGTCTCGATCGCAAGGATCATCCCCTGATGACGACCCCATGTCCCACCGGCAGAATTTCCCTGGTCGGCATCGGTCCGGGCAGTCTGGACCACATGACGCCGGCGGCGCGCCAGGCGATCATCGAAGCCGACACCGTGATCGGCTACGCCACCTACATCAAGCTGATCAAGCCCCTACTCGATGGCAAGGAGGTCATCAAGAAAGCGATGACCGAAGAGATCGACCGCGCCCTGGAGGCCCTGGAGCGTGCCCGCCAGGGTCGGCGAGTGGCGCTGGTGTGTTCCGGTGATGCCGGCGTGTACGGCATGGCCGGGCCGACCTACGAGGTGTTGTTCGAAGCGGGTTGGACGCCGGACTCGAACATCGAGGTCGAGGTCATCCCCGGTGCTTCGGCGCTCAATAGTTGCGCCGCGCGGGTCGGTGCGCCGCTGACGCACGATTTCTGCGCCATTTCGCTATCCGACTTGTTGACGCCGTGGCCGGTAATCGCGCGCCGGCTCCAGGCCGCCGCCGTCGCCGATTTCGTGGTGGCGCTCTACAACCCGAAGAGCGGGCGGCGCGGCGAGCAGATCGTTCACGCCCAAACGATCTTGCTCGCCCATCGCGATCCGCAAACGCCGGTCGCCATCGTCAAGTCCGCTTACCGCGCCAAACAGCGGGTGGATCTGGCCACGCTCGCCGATCTCGCGGAATGCGAGATCGGCATGTCGTCCACCGTGCTCATCGGCAACAGCCACACCTTCGTCCGCGACGGCCTGATGGTCACGCCGCGCGGCTATGCCCATAAATACGACGTTACCAGCGGCGAACCCAGGGAAGGCGAGCGGCGCGGCCGCTCGCTGTCCACTGGCCTGGTGGGCTGGCGCGCGGCCCTGCGCGAGAACGCGGCAACGCCCGAGGTGTTGGCCGCACAGCTCGGTTTGCCCGAGGCTTACCTGCGGTATGTATTGAACGAATCCACGACCGTTTGAGCCGTTCGTTTCAAGACCGTCCGCGCCTTAATGCGTTGCCACTTTGCATTTAGCAACAGGCATGAGTACAATTTACTATTTTCCGCATAGTCCGACTCCAGCTTTTTTCGCCCAAGACCATGAATGAGGTGATGGTTTAATGCCTGCCGTGAAAGTCAAAGATAACGAGCCGTTTGATGTCGCGCTGCGCCGCTTCAAGCGTTCCTGCGAAAAAGCCGGCGTGCTGTCCGAAGTACGCCGCCGCGAGTTTTACGAAAAGCCCACCCAGGAACGCAAACGCAAGCGAGCCGCCGCCGTCAAGCGCCACTTGAAGAAGCTTTCCCGGGAAGCTGCCCGCCGTGTTCGTCTGTTCTGATCTGAATCAGCCCTCCTGTCGCCCCTTCCGTTCGCGAGTCCGCCGTCATGTCCCTCAAAGACCGTATTCAGGATGACATGAAAACCGCCATGCGCGCCAAGGACAAGGAACGCCTTGGCGCGATTCGCCTGATTCTGGCCGCCGTCAAGCAGCGCGAGGTAGACGAGCGCATCGAGCTGAACGATGCTCAGATGCTCGGCGTGCTGGAAAAGATGATCAAGCAGCGCCGGGAATCGCTGGCGCAGTACCAAAGCGCCGGCCGTGAGGACCTGGCCGCCAGGGAGTCCTTCGAAATCGAGGTGATCCAATCCTACTTGCCGGCGCCACTGAGCGAAGCGGACATCGACACACTGGTCGCCAACGCCGTTGCCGTGACCGGAGCCCAATCGGTACGCGACATGGGCAAAGTCATGGCCCTGATCAAGGATCAGGCGCAGGGTCGGGCCGACATGGCCAAGATCAGCACCCGGGTCAAGGCCCGTCTCGACGCCTGACCGGAACTGGTTTCACGCCCACGCGTTCCAATCCGTCATGCTTTTCATTGTGCTCGACCGCTGACGGCCGCCCGCCGGTTCGCTAGGCTTTGTGGATATGGCTGGCCGCATACCTCAGGAATTCATCGATCAATTGCTTAGCCGGGCAGATCTCGTCGAGATCGTCAACGCTCGAGTGCCGCTGCGTCGAATGGGCCATGAATTCATGGCCTGCTGTCCGTTTCACGCCGAAAAAACCCCGTCGTTTACGGTCAGCCCGCGCAAGCAGTTCTACCATTGCTTCGGCTGTGGCGCTCACGGTACCGCCATCGGCTTCCTGATGGCCTACGAGCGACTGGAATTTCCGGACGCGGTTGAAGATCTGGCTCGCCTGGTCGGGTTGGAAGTACCCAAGACCGGCGGCGGCCCGAGCGGCTCCGGTTCGTTTCGGTCATTGCTGGACTGGTTGGCTCAGGCCGACCGGTTCTTTCGCCAGCGGTTGCGCGAACATCCGGCCCGGCAACGAGCGGTCGACTACCTGCGCCAGCGCGGGCTGACCGGCCAGATCGCCGCTACGTTCGGGATCGGTTATGCACCGCCCGGTTGGAGCAATCTGAGCCAGGCACTGCACGAAGCCGGTGCCACGGTTCAGGACCTCGTCGATGCCGGCCTGGCCAGCCGCGACGAGCAGGGTCGGCCGCGCGACCGGTTCCGCGACCGCATCATGTTCCCGATCCGCGACCGCCGCGGCCGGGTCATCGCTTTCGGCGGGCGGGCGCTGGATAGCGACACCACGCCCAAGTATCTCAACTCCCCGGAGACGCCGGTATTTCACAAGGGCGCGGAGCTATACGGCCTGCACGAGGCTCGCATCCATACCCCGCACTTGCGGCGGTTGGTGGTGGTTGAAGGTTACATGGATGTGGTGGCGCTGGCCCAGCATGATATTTCCTACGCCGTTGCCACGCTGGGCACGGCCACCACCCCCGAGCATGTCGAGCGGTTGTTTCGCACGGTCAATGACCTGGTGTTCTGTTTTGACGGCGACCGCGCCGGGCGGGCGGCGGCGACGCGGGCGTTGGAGGTCGCGCTGCCGTTCCTGCGCGACGGCCGGCAGGTCGGTTTTTTGCTGCTGCCCGAAGGCGAGGACCCGGATACGCTGATCCGGCGGGAAGGCCGGGTGGGGTTCGAACGGCAGCTGGAACAAGCCGTGTCACTGGCTGATTATTTGTTCGCCGAACTGCGCGCCCAGGCCGACCCCAACACGCTGGCTGGGCGCGCCCGCTTGGCCGAACTGGCCCGACCGCTGTTGGAAAAGCTGCCCGAAGGGCATTTTCGGGATCTGATGGTGGAACGTCTGCGCCAGGAAGCGCAACTAATGCATACCCGTCTGCGGCTTCCGGTGGGCGGAACCGTCGACCTCGCCCGGCACAACCTGCAACTGACTCGCACCCCGCTGCGCAAGGCGATTGCCTTGCTGCTCTATCGCCCCGAACTGGCGTGGGCGGTGGTGGCGGACGATCCCGCCCTGCGGAGCGGCGAACCGGGCGTGAAGTTGTTGGCCGAATTGATCGGCGGTTTGCGCGCCAACCCCGATTTGAGCATTGCCGCGCTGCTGGAGCGCTATCGCGATACCCGCGAGGGTGCGATTCTGGAGCGGTTGGCTCAGTGGCGCTTGGAAGCACTGGAAGAAGATTTTCAGTTTGAACAAGAGTTTGCCGACATCATTAGCTACCTGCGTCGGCGCAATGACCCGCGAGAACATTTGCTGGGAACACTGCGGGGTACGCCGCGCGCGCTCAGTTTTGAGGAACGGGAAGAATTGCGGAGCCTGGGTAAGCCACAAAAAACCTAATTTTTAATTGTTTGCGATTATTGGTTTGGTTTTTGTGATAGGCTCATTCGTTTAACTTTTTTATTCCTCTCAGTATGTGAATAAGTCATGAGCGAGCAGCAACAGTCGCAATTAAAGAAATTGATCGCCCGCGGCAAGGAAAAAGGTTTTCTGACCTATGCCGAGGTGAACGACCATCTGCCCGATGATATCGTCGATCCCGAACAGATCGAAGACATCATCGCGATGATCAATGACATGGGCATTGAAGTCCACGAATTTGTGCCCGACACCGAGACCTTGTTGCTCAATGAGAACCCAGCCAGCGCCGACGACGATGTGGTCGCCGAGGAAGCCGCCGCCGCGCTGGCCGCCGTGGACAGCGAGTTCGGCCGCACCACCGATCCGGTGCGGATGTACATGCGCGAGATGGGTACGGTCGAATTGCTGACCCGCGAGGGCGAAATTCAGATCGCCAAGCGCATCGAGGAAGGGATGGGCCAGGTGCTATCGGCGCTGGCCAACTATCCGCTGACAACCAGCGAACTGTTGCGAATTTACGATTCGATCAGCGACAACGGCACCCGGCTGAGCGATGTGATCAGCGGCTTCCAAGAGGACGAAGATGCCTCTTCGCCGATATCGGAGGAAGAAATACCGCTGACTTCGGATGATCCGGATGCGGTAGTCGGCGAGGACGAAGAGGAAGCGGGCGAAGAGGAAGCGAGCGAAGAGGAAGCGGACGAAGAGGAAGCGGACGAAGAGGAAGCGGACGAAGGGGAAGCGGGCGAAGAGGAAGCGGGCGAAGAGGAGGAGCAAGGCGTGGTCGAAAGCGGCCCCGACCCCGAGGAAACCGCCCGCCGTTTCGAGGAATTGCGCGCCCTCTACCACCAAACCCAGTCCAGCGCGGACGAACTCGGTTTGCAGCACCTCCAAACTCAGGCGCTGCGCCAGCAACTCGGTGAGCGTTTCCTGCAATTTCGGCTGGTACCGAAGGCGCTTGACCAGTTGATCGCCAACCTGCATGAGATGGCCGAGCGCATCCGTTCCCGCGAAAAGGAAGTCATGCATATCTGCGTCGGCAAGGCCCAGATGCCGCGCAAGACGTTTGTCACCTCGTTCCCGCAGAACGAGACCCGGCTGGATTGGGTGGAGGAACAGATTCAGGCCGGCAAGAAATATTCATCCTTACTGGCGGCGCAGCGTGACGACGTGCTGGCGGCGCAGCGACGATTGCAGGCGATTGAAACGGAAGTCCGGTTGTCGATCCACGAAATCAAGGACATCAACCGCCACATGTCGATCGGAGAAGCCAAGGCGCGTCGGGCCAAGAAAGAGATGGTCGAGGCCAACCTGCGACTGGTGATTTCCATCGCCAAGAAGTACACCAATCGCGGTTTGCAGTTCCTGGATTTGATCCAGGAAGGCAACATCGGGCTGATGAAGGCGGTGGACAAGTTCGAATACCGGCGCGGCTACAAGTTTTCGACTTACGCCACCTGGTGGATCCGGCAGGCGATCACCCGCTCGATCGCCGATCAGGCCCGCACCATCCGCATTCCGGTGCATATGATCGAGACCATCAACAAACTGAACCGGATTTCCCGGCAGATGCTGCAAGAGATGGGTCGTGAACCGACTCCGGAGGAACTGGCCAAGCGCATGGAGATGCCGGAGGACAAGGTTCGCAAGGTGCTGA
Proteins encoded in this window:
- the cobI gene encoding precorrin-2 C(20)-methyltransferase, encoding MKAVFGRLIGVSMGPGDPDLITRRAWTALSSPARWVYPVKKEGEPSFVLDIAQRGGLAVPADALPLVFPMTTQAELLARAWLHAATLTVERLADGQDVLFLVEGDASTYSTFGHLARAVRQLQPAIAVEVIPGVSSYCASAARIAQPMVEADEALAVLPASYGVEVVDHMLDQFDSLVLLKIKPMLDELLDLLERRGIAQHAVYVEKVGTPEERVVRNVLSLRDETVPYLSLLLVRNPRRVKPPISRGCRPRRVREVAS
- a CDS encoding cobalamin biosynthesis protein CbiG: MRHHLPFGPEQVAVVSITRSGVVQAGRVIAVLPGARLFAPEKFRAEAEAAAPGFASCFAGQTADQIPMLFARFDGIVAIVALGIVVRLIAPHLRDKVHDPGIVVLDEGGRFAIPVLSGHIGGANALAALLAERIGATPVFTTASDSRGTLAVDLLGREFGWRIDAPKDNVTRASAAVVNDEPVALVQEAGTRHWWTRTAPLPTNLRICTVLEDIDPAAFAAVLWISRRVVPDLPAALAAKLVTYRPPEGME
- a CDS encoding cobalamin biosynthesis protein, with the translated sequence MNAIPLRLALGLGCDRGTPMATLTRAVDEALAEVARQAGAPLEIVAAASIDLKADEVGLLELARAHGWSLCFYPAARLAVVPVPHPSETVRRHTGTPSVSEAAALLAAGTREPAATSQLLVAKHRVRGPDGRSATVSIARIIP
- the cobJ gene encoding precorrin-3B C(17)-methyltransferase, with protein sequence MTTPCPTGRISLVGIGPGSLDHMTPAARQAIIEADTVIGYATYIKLIKPLLDGKEVIKKAMTEEIDRALEALERARQGRRVALVCSGDAGVYGMAGPTYEVLFEAGWTPDSNIEVEVIPGASALNSCAARVGAPLTHDFCAISLSDLLTPWPVIARRLQAAAVADFVVALYNPKSGRRGEQIVHAQTILLAHRDPQTPVAIVKSAYRAKQRVDLATLADLAECEIGMSSTVLIGNSHTFVRDGLMVTPRGYAHKYDVTSGEPREGERRGRSLSTGLVGWRAALRENAATPEVLAAQLGLPEAYLRYVLNESTTV
- the rpsU gene encoding 30S ribosomal protein S21, encoding MPAVKVKDNEPFDVALRRFKRSCEKAGVLSEVRRREFYEKPTQERKRKRAAAVKRHLKKLSREAARRVRLF
- a CDS encoding GatB/YqeY domain-containing protein, translated to MSLKDRIQDDMKTAMRAKDKERLGAIRLILAAVKQREVDERIELNDAQMLGVLEKMIKQRRESLAQYQSAGREDLAARESFEIEVIQSYLPAPLSEADIDTLVANAVAVTGAQSVRDMGKVMALIKDQAQGRADMAKISTRVKARLDA
- a CDS encoding DNA primase — encoded protein: MAGRIPQEFIDQLLSRADLVEIVNARVPLRRMGHEFMACCPFHAEKTPSFTVSPRKQFYHCFGCGAHGTAIGFLMAYERLEFPDAVEDLARLVGLEVPKTGGGPSGSGSFRSLLDWLAQADRFFRQRLREHPARQRAVDYLRQRGLTGQIAATFGIGYAPPGWSNLSQALHEAGATVQDLVDAGLASRDEQGRPRDRFRDRIMFPIRDRRGRVIAFGGRALDSDTTPKYLNSPETPVFHKGAELYGLHEARIHTPHLRRLVVVEGYMDVVALAQHDISYAVATLGTATTPEHVERLFRTVNDLVFCFDGDRAGRAAATRALEVALPFLRDGRQVGFLLLPEGEDPDTLIRREGRVGFERQLEQAVSLADYLFAELRAQADPNTLAGRARLAELARPLLEKLPEGHFRDLMVERLRQEAQLMHTRLRLPVGGTVDLARHNLQLTRTPLRKAIALLLYRPELAWAVVADDPALRSGEPGVKLLAELIGGLRANPDLSIAALLERYRDTREGAILERLAQWRLEALEEDFQFEQEFADIISYLRRRNDPREHLLGTLRGTPRALSFEEREELRSLGKPQKT
- the rpoD gene encoding RNA polymerase sigma factor RpoD; the protein is MSEQQQSQLKKLIARGKEKGFLTYAEVNDHLPDDIVDPEQIEDIIAMINDMGIEVHEFVPDTETLLLNENPASADDDVVAEEAAAALAAVDSEFGRTTDPVRMYMREMGTVELLTREGEIQIAKRIEEGMGQVLSALANYPLTTSELLRIYDSISDNGTRLSDVISGFQEDEDASSPISEEEIPLTSDDPDAVVGEDEEEAGEEEASEEEADEEEADEEEADEGEAGEEEAGEEEEQGVVESGPDPEETARRFEELRALYHQTQSSADELGLQHLQTQALRQQLGERFLQFRLVPKALDQLIANLHEMAERIRSREKEVMHICVGKAQMPRKTFVTSFPQNETRLDWVEEQIQAGKKYSSLLAAQRDDVLAAQRRLQAIETEVRLSIHEIKDINRHMSIGEAKARRAKKEMVEANLRLVISIAKKYTNRGLQFLDLIQEGNIGLMKAVDKFEYRRGYKFSTYATWWIRQAITRSIADQARTIRIPVHMIETINKLNRISRQMLQEMGREPTPEELAKRMEMPEDKVRKVLKIAKEPISMETPIGDDEDSHLGDFIEDLMVMSPVEAATVEGLRESTREVLSTLTPREAKVLRMRFGIDMPTDHTLEEVGKQFDVTRERIRQIEAKALRKLRHPNRSEQLRSFLDLD